A stretch of DNA from Fusobacterium perfoetens:
AGCTGTGAAAACTTTATAAAAAGAGGGGGAAGAGTTCCTGCTCCAATTCACAGTTTTAAAAACTAAAGAATATAATGTTTTTGGCTGGAAGAAATTTCTTTCAGCCTTTTTTATATTAATATTATAAAATTTTATAAATTATAGTAATAAAAAGTTTCAAATTATAGAAGGAGAGAGTATGTACAAAGGAGATTCACATGTTCACAGCAGATTTTCTGCAGATTCAAAGGAGAAATTAGAAAATATATTTGAAAAAGCTGTTGAACTTGGGCTTGATGAAATAACAATAACAGATCATATGGATTTTGCAGATAGGGAAGAAGATGATCTTTTTGTTTTTGATATTGATGAGTATGTTAAAACATTAAATACTTATAAACAAAAATATAAAGATAAATTAATTATAAAAATTGGTGTTGAAGTAGGGATACAACCTCATTTATATAAAAGATATGAACCAGTTTTAAAAGCAAATTGCTGGGATTTTATAATAGGTTCATCTCATTCTGTTGATCATATGGATGTAGGATATAATGATATTTATTTAAAATATAAAACGAAAAATGAAGTTCATAGAAGATATTTTGAAACAATCTTAGAAAATCTTGATATATATCATGATATAAGTGTATATGGACATCTTGATTTTATAAGAAGATATGGGGGAGGAGTACATTCAGATCATAAAATTATAGATTTAGAGCTTCATAAAGAACTTATAGATAAAATTTTAAAAAAATTAATTTCAAAAAATATAGGAATAGAAATAAATACTTCAGGAATAAGATATGGAGTAGGAGATTTTCATCCGTGCAGAGAAATTCTTGCAAGATATAAAGAACTTGGGGGAAAAATTATAACAATAGGATCAGATGCACATAGGGCAGAAGATATTGCAAAAGATTTTGGAGAGGCAAAAGAACTTTTAAAATCTTTAGGATATAAATATTTTTGTACTTTTACAAATAGAAAACTAGAGTTTAAAGAACTTTAAAATTTATTTTATTATAGAAATATTATAAATATGATATAATAAAAAAATGAAATAATTGCTAGATAGAAAAATCTTCTGTCTTATAAAAGCGGGGTGAAAAGATGTTAATTTTAGGAATAGAATCATCATGTGATGAGACTTCTATTGCAGTTGTAAGAGATGGAAAAGAAATACTTTCAAATAATATATCTTCTCAGATAGAGATTCATAAAGAATATGGAGGAGTTGTTCCAGAAATAGCTTCAAGACAGCATATAAAAAATATTGCAGCTATTCTTGATGAAAGTTTAGCTCAGGCTGGAGTTACTCTTGATGATATAGATTATATAGCAGTTACTTATGCACCAGGACTTATAGGAGCTCTTCTTGTAGGCGTTTCTTTTGCAAAAGGTCTTTCTTATGGACATAATATTCCTCTTGTTCCAGTTCATCATATAAAAGGACATATATATGCAAATTTTGCAGAACATGATGTAAAACTTCCATGTATAGCTTTAGTAGTATCAGGAGGACATACTAATATTATTTATATAGATGAAAATCATAAGTTTACTAACTTAGGAGGAACTCTTGATGATGCTGTAGGAGAGACTATGGATAAAGTGGCAAGAGTAATAGGAATTGGTTATCCAGGAGGGCCTGTAATAGATAGAATGTATTATGAAGGAAATCCTGATTTCTTAAAAATTCCTGAACCTAAAGTTGGAGAATATGAGTTTAGTTTTTCTGGAGTGAAAACAAATGTTATCAATTATGTAAATAAGATGAGAATGAAGGGAGAAGAATTTAAAAAAGAAGATCTTGCAGCTTCTCTTCAAAAAACTGTAGTAGATATTTTATGTAAAAAAGTTTTAAAAGCTTGTGAAGATAAAAATGTAAAGCAAATAATTATAGCTGGTGGAGTAGCAGCAAACTCACTTTTAAGAAGTGAACTTAAAGAAAAAGGAGGAAAACTTGGAATAGATGTAAGTTATCCTTCAATGAAGCTTTGCACAGACAATGGAGCTATGATAGCAATAGCTGCATATCATAAACTTATGAATGGTTATAAACCAGAGGAAAATCTTTCTCTTAATGGGATAGCAACTTTAAATATTGCTGATGAAAAAGAATAAAAAAAGAGGCATATGCCTCTTTTTTTATTCATCATCTTTTACTTTTCTTTTTTCAATAATAGACATAATTTCTTTTCTTTTTTTCAAAAACTGCATTTCTCTTTTTGCAGCCTGTGAGTTTACAGTTCTTACAATAGGAAGCATAAATCCTGCTACAATACCAGCAGAGAAACCATTATTATAAAGATTCATTCCTCCATGAAGGACTCCTATACTGTTTACAACAGCAAGGTGAAGCCATCCTGCTACAAATCCCCAGAACATTCCAAAAACGCCTGTTATAGGGGCTAGAGAGGTTCCAAAAAGCCCTGAAAGAGCAAGTGTGAAATAATCATAGCTGCCACTTGTAACTCCTGCAAACAGAACTCCAAGAAGTATAGGAAGTGTATTGAGATAAGTTTTTCCATGTGCAGAAAAGCCAACAACAGTAAATACTCCTGCAAGCATAGGACCGTTAAGTGTCTGTCCTAAAAGAAGAGGAAAAGCTATAGCAATAAATCCCATGACTCCCATATT
This window harbors:
- a CDS encoding histidinol-phosphatase HisJ family protein, which gives rise to MYKGDSHVHSRFSADSKEKLENIFEKAVELGLDEITITDHMDFADREEDDLFVFDIDEYVKTLNTYKQKYKDKLIIKIGVEVGIQPHLYKRYEPVLKANCWDFIIGSSHSVDHMDVGYNDIYLKYKTKNEVHRRYFETILENLDIYHDISVYGHLDFIRRYGGGVHSDHKIIDLELHKELIDKILKKLISKNIGIEINTSGIRYGVGDFHPCREILARYKELGGKIITIGSDAHRAEDIAKDFGEAKELLKSLGYKYFCTFTNRKLEFKEL
- the tsaD gene encoding tRNA (adenosine(37)-N6)-threonylcarbamoyltransferase complex transferase subunit TsaD, whose protein sequence is MLILGIESSCDETSIAVVRDGKEILSNNISSQIEIHKEYGGVVPEIASRQHIKNIAAILDESLAQAGVTLDDIDYIAVTYAPGLIGALLVGVSFAKGLSYGHNIPLVPVHHIKGHIYANFAEHDVKLPCIALVVSGGHTNIIYIDENHKFTNLGGTLDDAVGETMDKVARVIGIGYPGGPVIDRMYYEGNPDFLKIPEPKVGEYEFSFSGVKTNVINYVNKMRMKGEEFKKEDLAASLQKTVVDILCKKVLKACEDKNVKQIIIAGGVAANSLLRSELKEKGGKLGIDVSYPSMKLCTDNGAMIAIAAYHKLMNGYKPEENLSLNGIATLNIADEKE